TTATTTTATCTCCAGTAAAAGCATTTGTAAATTCAAAATTATTAGTGCATTTGTGGCAAAATACCACTATAAAATTATTTATTTTTACAAGCCTTTTTTATCCAAAAGGTGTTGACAAAAAATGACAAAAACTTTACTATCCGAACAATTAAATGGTAGTTTTCACAAGGCTTACGAAAACATCATTTCCCAACTTCAAAATCAACATTACGCTGTGACAGATGATTTTTTTGATGAAGAACTTTTAGAACACCTGCACCAGCATATTTTAGCATTATACCAAGCTGATGAACTCAAAAAAGCCGCTATCGGCAAACATTTTGACGAGCATATCAAAACTGAAATCAGGGGCGATTATATCCAATGGATCAATGATAAAATGCCAAATGAAATTGAACTTCGGTTTTTAAACCACATCCAGCAGTTTATCGATTACCTTAACCGCACCTGTTTTATGGGTATTTTGCATAAAGAATTTCACTTTGCCGTCTATCCTCAAGGTCGGTTTTATAAGCGACATCTCGATACCTTTCAAAACGATCAAAGACGAAAATTGTCGATAGTGTTATATCTCAACAAAAATTGGTCAGCTACCAATGGTGGCGAATTGGTGATTTACAAACAAACCAACAACCAAGAAAACGCCATTTCAATTCTTCCAAAATTCGGTCGTTTAGTCGTCTTTGAAAGTCAAGTTTTAGAACACGAAGTCAAACCTATCAAACAAGGTTTAAGGTTGAGCATTCTTGGTTGGTTGAAAGTGAGGTAATCAAACAAGACTAAGCCATTTCATTTATTTCAGCAGTATGATGTTTTACCAAGTCATTGATAGGACGAAGTAATCTCATGAATTTTAGCACTATTCTATCGTATATCTCGTTATAAATTTCAATACAAAATACACTCTCACATCATCTTTTCTACTCTACCCAAGACAGAGCTAAAGTCAGACTTGCATTGACGTGTTTTTTTTTTAAACAACAAAAAATTATAACCTTTGTCAACAGGTATTGATTCTTTCCATGCTTCATGTAGAGAAACTTCAATTCATTTGTTTTCTAAACTTTAATTTTTATGAATTACATTTACAATTTCTTTAAAAAAATAAAACACGATGAAAACGCCGTATTATCTAATTATTCTAAGTTTGATAGCTTGCAACAATTCCAATCAAAATACACCTAACCAACAAGAGACCTCAATGACCTATCCCAAAACCAAAACCGTCGATACCGTTGACACCTACTTTGGCACTGAGGTAAAAGACCCTTACCGTTGGCTTGAAGACGACCGTAGCTCAGAAACCGAAGCTTGGGTTAAAGCTCAAAATAAAGTTACACAAGCTTATCTTGACAAAATTCCCTACCGAGACCAACTCATCAAACGCTTAACAGAAATTTGGAATTACGAAAAAATTGGAGCTCCATTTTTTGAAGGTAACTATGTCTATTTTTCAAAAAATGACGGTTTGCAAAATCAATCGGTTTTATACCGTTACAAAATAGGAAAAACCGAAGCCGAAGCTGAAATATTTTTAAACCCTAATACTTTTAGTGATGATGGCACCACTTCTCTATCTTCTTTGAGTTTCTCTGAAAACGGCAAAATATCAGCACACTCTATTTCTGAAGGCGGAAGCGATTGGCGTAAAATAATAGTGATGAACACTGAAACCAAAGAAGTCATCGATGACACTATTGTTGATGTGAAGTTCAGTGGTATTTCTTGGAAAGCTAATGAAGGATTTTATTATTCCAGTTATGACAAACCAAAAGGCAGTGAGCTTTCTGCCAAAACCGATCAACACAAATTGTATTACCACAAACTTGGTACTCATCAATCAGAAGATCAGCTTATATTTGGCGGTACACTAAAAGAAAAACACCGTTATGTTTCTGGCAATGTCACTGATGACAATAAATATCTGTATATCTCCGCTCGCAAATCAACCTCGGGTAATCAACTTTTCGTTAAAGATTTAACCCAACCTGATGCTCAACCCATTCCAGTAATGGATAACTACGATAGTGATGTTGATATTCTCGACAACCAAGATGACCAAATCATCATGTACACCAATTACAATGCTCCAAACGGTAGAATTGTAAAGGCTGATTTTCCCAATCTATCTCCAGAAAATTGGACGGATCTTATTCCAGAAACAGAACACGTGTTGAGCCCATCAACAGGCGGTGGTTATATTTTTGCTGAATATATGGTTGATGCCATTTCTCAAATTAAACAATACGATAAATCTGGCAAACTTATCCGTGAAGTTAAACTGCCAGGAATAGGAACCATTAGTGGCTTTGGAGCTAAGAAAGAAGAAAAAGAATTGTATTATCGTTTTACTAATTACGTCACTCCTGGTTCAATTTATAAATACGATATTGAAAATGGAATCTCTGAACTTTATAGAAAATCTGCCATAGATTTTGATACTGAAAATTACGAAAGCCAACAAGTGTTTTACACATCCAAAGACGGTACAAAAATCCCAATGATCATCACGCATAAAAAAGGTCTAGAGTTAAATGGTCAGAATCCAACTATCTTGTATGGTTATGGCGGATTTAATATTTCACTAACACCAAGTTTTAGTACAGCCAATACCATTTGGTTAGAACAAGGCGGTATTTACGCTGTAGCTAATCTCCGAGGAGGTGGCGAATACGGCAAAGCTTGGCATAAAGCAGGCACCAAAATGCAAAAACAAAACGTCTTTGACGATTTTATTGCCGCAGGTGAATATTTAATAGAAAATAATTACACATCATCAAATTACCTTGCTATTCGTGGTGGCTCTAATGGTGGTTTGCTTGTTGGTGCAACCATGACTCAACGCCCTGATTTGATGAAAGTGGCTCTACCTGCAGTTGGCGTGCTTGATATGTTGAGATATCACACGTTTACATCTGGTGCTGGTTGGGCTTATGACTATGGCACATCAGAAGATAGTCGAGAGATGTTTGAATATTTATACAATTATTCACCCGTTCATAATGTTAAAAAGGGCATAGCTTATCCTGCAACTTTAATAACCACTGGAGATCATGATGACCGAGTTGTGCCAGCTCATAGTTTTAAATTTGTCGCTGAACTACAAGCCAAGCAAGCTGGTAATAATCCTGTTTTAATTCGTATAGAAACCGATGCAGGTCACGGTGCTGGCAAACCTACTTCAATGGTCATTGAAGAGATAGTGGATATTTTTGCCTTTACACTTTTTAATATGAAATTTGAAGAATTGCCTTACACTTATCCAGCAAAAACAAATTTGTAGATTTTAGAAGTTTTCAACAAAAAACCCTAAAAGCTTGTTTTTTAAGCGATTAGGGTTTATGAAAGTGGTGCCTCCGAGGAATCGAACCAGGGACACAAGGATTTTCAGTCCTTTGCTCTACCAACTGAGCTAAGGCACCAGTTTTAATTTCCCAATTATGGCTTTTACTTTATTTTTTAATTTTCAGTCCTTTACTCTACTCCCGATACTTCGAGAAGCTAAGGCACCAGTTTTGGGTTTGCAAATATATATGCAATTATTGTATTGCCAAAACAATTATTCAAAAAAATCATTTATTACATTTGCAACCTATGAATGCAGTTATAGATATTGGTAATACTTTTGTTAAAGGTGCTTTTTTTGAAAATAATGAGATTGTTTGGCAAAATAAATCTAAACCTGTTCTGTTTCTTCAACATCTCAAAAAACAATTGATCAAAATTGATGAAACTCCAAATTTAATATATGTCGCCTCTGGAAAGGTCGATTTTAAGTGGATTGAGTTTTTTAATGCAAATTTTAAAGTATTCCATTTCAATCATAAAACTCCGCTACCTTTCAAAAATCTATATAAAACTCCTGAAACATTAGGCCTTGACCGCTTGGCATTAGTAGTATGAGCTCATCAAATGTATCCACATAAAAATGTGTTGGTAATAGATACTGGGACATGTATCACTTACGATTTCAAATCGGCTGAAAATGCTTACTTAGGCGGGAATATTTCTCCAGGATTAGATATGCGTTTTAAAGCCTTACATCAGTTTACCGCTAATTTACCTCGGCTAAAAATTGAAAAACCAATGACTTCACCTTTAGGCAAAACGACCAAAGATGCTATACTAAATGGTGTAATTCAAGGAGTTGTATATGAAATAGATCAAAATATTACACGTTATAAGTCTGATTATAAAGATTTAACAGTTATTTTAACAGGTGGAGACCAACAATATTTGTCTGCACAATTAAAAAATAGCATATTTGCCAACTCAACTTTTCAACTAGTTGGATTGCATGCTATACTCGAATATCTTTTGAATGATTAAAAAAACATTTTTATTATTATTACTGTTTACCGTTAAC
This genomic window from Flavobacterium sp. CS20 contains:
- a CDS encoding prolyl oligopeptidase family protein, translating into MKTPYYLIILSLIACNNSNQNTPNQQETSMTYPKTKTVDTVDTYFGTEVKDPYRWLEDDRSSETEAWVKAQNKVTQAYLDKIPYRDQLIKRLTEIWNYEKIGAPFFEGNYVYFSKNDGLQNQSVLYRYKIGKTEAEAEIFLNPNTFSDDGTTSLSSLSFSENGKISAHSISEGGSDWRKIIVMNTETKEVIDDTIVDVKFSGISWKANEGFYYSSYDKPKGSELSAKTDQHKLYYHKLGTHQSEDQLIFGGTLKEKHRYVSGNVTDDNKYLYISARKSTSGNQLFVKDLTQPDAQPIPVMDNYDSDVDILDNQDDQIIMYTNYNAPNGRIVKADFPNLSPENWTDLIPETEHVLSPSTGGGYIFAEYMVDAISQIKQYDKSGKLIREVKLPGIGTISGFGAKKEEKELYYRFTNYVTPGSIYKYDIENGISELYRKSAIDFDTENYESQQVFYTSKDGTKIPMIITHKKGLELNGQNPTILYGYGGFNISLTPSFSTANTIWLEQGGIYAVANLRGGGEYGKAWHKAGTKMQKQNVFDDFIAAGEYLIENNYTSSNYLAIRGGSNGGLLVGATMTQRPDLMKVALPAVGVLDMLRYHTFTSGAGWAYDYGTSEDSREMFEYLYNYSPVHNVKKGIAYPATLITTGDHDDRVVPAHSFKFVAELQAKQAGNNPVLIRIETDAGHGAGKPTSMVIEEIVDIFAFTLFNMKFEELPYTYPAKTNL
- a CDS encoding 2OG-Fe(II) oxygenase, whose amino-acid sequence is MTKTLLSEQLNGSFHKAYENIISQLQNQHYAVTDDFFDEELLEHLHQHILALYQADELKKAAIGKHFDEHIKTEIRGDYIQWINDKMPNEIELRFLNHIQQFIDYLNRTCFMGILHKEFHFAVYPQGRFYKRHLDTFQNDQRRKLSIVLYLNKNWSATNGGELVIYKQTNNQENAISILPKFGRLVVFESQVLEHEVKPIKQGLRLSILGWLKVR